ACCACCTGCAAGAAGGTTCgcgcctgcttcttcgtaCCTGAACGACATGCAACAGCTCTTGCGTAGTCCTTAATGGCACTGAAGTGCGCCACAACTTCGCCCTTCTCAAGGTCGAGAAAGTGAACTCGCGTTCCTGCAGCCATGAGGCACATCCGCGCCACGCCGGTCGCCTCCACCTCctcgggtgtacgtccacCCGGTTCCTGTCCAGAGGCTATGAGCATCGCGGCTTTGACTGTGGCGGCGGCCTCGGCGGCGCGTTTCccctcgccttttctcttttggactccgcctttcttcttcagctcccCCTCCTCAGAACTCCGGGCTGCCGGTCTCGTTACAAAGGCACAGGCCACGACACCGCTGTTCTCCTTCCCGGCAGCGACGGCGCGGAAGAGGTGCTGCGTTCTCGCGCCCGGAAGTCCAAAcggagcagagaagcgagagggatggagcgcagagaagctgCTTGCCTCGGACAGAGGCAGGCGGCGGTAGGAGGTGGAAGAGGAGGCGCAAGACGCGGAAGCAGCCATCTTGGACAaactggagacgaagagagaagcggagacaatAGAGACAGGCACAAGAGCCCCCAGCTCCCGAGGGGCGTGGGGAagtgaggaaaacgaggaaagacgacgtGGATTGCTAAGGGGAAAAGCAAAGTGCAATCATGAAGTAAGGATGCTGACACCTGCCCAGTGTCTGATATTGAATTAATGGATTAAGAATTTAAAAAGGAGCGTGGAACGTCTGAGGAAATGTAGGCGCAGGtagacaagaaaagaacttCAAGTCGAGAGAACGTGGAAACTTCGATGGTGCTgttgcagagagaaggagaaacgagacagagagcaatgtggggaaacacagagagtgTGGAaggggcgagaagaagggcaagAGGACatacagaagagaaacgagaaaaaaccttTGTTCAAGGCTATTGTCTCTCACGCGAGGGAACAGGAGCCAATGTTCATCGAACAAAGCAACCTGTTCTTGACTCTTGAACGTCTCTGCAAAGCATCCTATTCGGCAAGTCAAAGATCGAGCTCAGGGAGTCACTGTTGACTGAGAAACAATGACTTTATGACTACGGAATGAAGTGCTAAAGAGTTGACATGTGGGTATTCAGGGCTCGAGTACTCGCAGAGAGGAGTTTTACGTCAATAAGAGACGACATCAATACAAAAACAGCACCGACTTGGATCCCGCCATCAGGCGGCCCCGCTGTAACTCCCGTCAGACTAAAATTCCATGTTTTCCCCTGTcagaagtcgaggagagTGGTGGCGACCTTCCCCACAGAGTTTGTGTCGAGAGGGAATCGAGCAAAGCAGACTTCCTCGGATTCCACacttctttcgtctttgtccTTTGGCTTGCGTGTCGACCGCCAAACTTCGAGTCGCTCCCGCGCCGCGTTTTCGAACTCCACTGCACTGGCGCGGCAGGAAAACGCCCTCAACAGTTTCGGTAGCGGAATTTcgagacgaggcagaaaacTCTGATTGCTGTGGAATTGCTGAGGAAGACTTAAATCGCGGgcgcggagaaaaagcgacgaAGTCGAGACTCTCACGCCGCGCCGAACGGCAGCTGTGCTTGTGGGGCTCTCGTAGTTGTTTGTCTCGGCAGAAAAATGCGGCAGAACCGAATTTGTAAAGTCTcgtggagaagcgaaggactCAGAAGAGATGAGATTGGcaactgaagaaaagaggaatcacggcgaacgcagagagactcaACTTTGAGATGCATCTTTACGAAAACATGCAAGGCGCTTTTTCTCGCGGTGTGAAAAACGGCTGTCGGGAGAACAAACTCGCCGCAACCTGCATGCCGGCACAGCAGACAGAATCTGGAAACGGATGCCAACGGGACACATGGCTTTTTAACTTTGATTGGTGCACTcagtttctgcagagaaccGAAATGAGTCTCTTCGCAACTCAACAATTTCTCTTCTTAATGTCCTGGTGCCGGTTTTCCTCTATTGGTTTCGTACCAGTGTCTGCAGTATGGGTGAGAAACTCGACAAAAGAGAGCGTGGGCTAGAGTTGATCTTTAGACTTTACAGTGTGGCATGTttggttttctcttcttttcgaaCGGGGACAAACTACCTTGGAGTGAGCTGCAGATTAGGAGACCTTCCGTAGCTTGTCATTTCCGGTTCCGGCACCAACAGTCGATGCTGCTCCGTGGTTCTTCCGTTTTTGACTCTCACGCGTGAGCTGACATCTCTAGGTGATATCTCCAACCTACAACAACTCGACAGTAGTAGAAGATCAGTCTTTCCAGTAGAAGAAAGCATGTTTAAGAACTTTCTAGAAGCCAGTTGGTTGGTGCTCTCAGTAACCACAAAGAACTGGTTCTCTTTATGTCGTCACTGCTGTCGTGAATTCAGGATCCTGACTACTCTAATGTCAGCGAACATAAAGAACTTGACTGTCTGTATCTCAAAATAACTGGAGTCACAGTCAGGATCCTATCTATCTTCTGAAGTTCCTTGTCCTTGTTGAGCTCACTTTGTACTTGGGACCAGACCAAAACAGTTCACCTATGCTACTAGGACGACGGAGCTCGCGGTAGATCTTGGGGAAACGACTTCCGGGTTAAGCTGACTCATTTTCAATTGTTTGCTGGTTTTTAGGCTAAGTTGCTTCTTTCACGACAACGCTCATTTTCAGACAAGGTCATTTCGTGAGAAGTGCGACGCCGGCATAAGCGTAGACTAGCTGTCGCCTGTagtttttcttgttttcgtcCATTCACGTGCACTCCATCCTGGCAGCAGGACACAAGGAAACTTTGTGGTGAATACGAGAAAACATAGTGGCGCCGGCTCGGAAGATTTTACGATCTCGAAACTAGAAGGGAATTTCCAGGGACTTTAGTGGGAAAAGTTTGTCGCCAGTTCCACGGCAGACTCAAGGTGCCCGTTGTTGTAAAGTGTGGACGATGCGCGCAGTTCTGAACGGTTGGACAAACTCCCCACCCCAAGCCTAAATTCAGCTTTGCTAGGGCACAGTTCTTTAAAGGGGATGTAGTGGGTCCGAGTTTTACGTCTCCCAGAAAGGCACACATCGGTGCGCTGAAAGAGCTACAGCAACTCTGACGCGTTGGCCCTTGGAGTATGGTCTATACGTAATAGTTGATTATCAAACGCGGCTGAAGAACGGACGCCACCAGTCACCGTATCAGTAGGCAGAGTTGCCGTATCCGTTTCCGCTACAAGAACAGTGGAATATGATTTTTTACGAACTTTCCAATAGAAATGGTTTGCTCACGAAGATCGACTCGAACTGGTTTCTGGTGACGGTAGATAGAGGTCGACTGAGCCTGGGGACTGCACTTGGACACCGAAGAGCCGGATACACAGTCGCTATGCTTGGCCGCCACAAACTGAAAGACTCTGTGGATatggaaaaaagaaagcaaTGTTGTCGAAGGCCAGACACATTCCTGTTGTGGATCGCCAACTGAGAACGGAAGCCGGGAAACGATTCTCCACATCGTCGCCACTGGGAAGTAAACAGCTTTGTTCGCGAAATGAGAACGAAGAACGGGAAAGTCTGAGATACAACCCGCCAAGATCTTCTGAATTGGTgtgcaccaccaccccactgaGTTTAAAACCACTGAGCTGCCTACGACAGCTAAAAGAGCCCCTGAAGCTCGAATAGTTTAATATCATTTAAGCACGAACATAGAAGCATCCAAGAAGTAAGCATCTATACTGCGGGGTTCGCTCTACAGCTCCGTGGTGCTGAAAAGGTCTCTTGCTCTCCGAAAATACGTACGCCGCAAAATTTCTCAGCAATTTACTCCTCATACTCGTGTGATTGGCAAATGTCCAAAACTCGAGAGGCTTCACAGTCGGAGCTGGCCTCGTTTGCATCTTTCCAGGATGTTCACCCGCAACAGAAGTTCAGACATTGCAGCGTTGGAAAGAGCGCGGCCACCTGTTCTCGGAAATCTTACCACCTCTCACATCAGGGGCATCGCTATTTCGTTTAACAACGCTTCACTGCCGCCACCGGTGTATCCGCGTTGAATACCGCAAGCGTTGTGGCTGAGCCGGAACATTGATCAAACGACAGCAACTATTCTATGTTGACTGCCAACAAAACACAACATGCGAATCTCACAACCACTGCGGAGTTGCGGACGCCTTCGTGATTCGCAAAAGATAGCTGCTAGGTAAGTTGAGATATTGGGAACCACAACACACTATTGCCCGGAGAAGTTCCTGTGGTGGTGTTTAGCTTCGCGTACTCCACAGCCAGCAGACAAGTCTGCACTGTGTCGCGTCgtccgagaaaagaagcactTCTGCATTTTCCTTTTGCATAACGCGTCCGTTTCAGGGGTGTGTGAGGCTGCCGCCATCCCAGGCTGCTAAAAAACAAGCGTATGCACCACTGAAAAAGTAAAACTACGTGATTAGTGCAGAACGCGCGCCTCGCCTACCACGGGAGTTGATTTCGTTTGTCCCACTGGGGCCGCCTAAAGACTTGCAACGTACGACGGTATCTCAGGAGGGGATCCTTGACAGTGTCTCGCTCCTGGGAATGCAGCAGGGAAGCAAACTCATACGTTACGCTTACAAGAACAGTCACACTGAGGCTGACACTCGCGTGAGTCGTTGCctgacggaagaagagaccgtTAGGCGTCTCGTCGTGTCGCTAGCACCAGGAGACAGGCCAACGCTGCCTAGAGTCGGCCAACGCGGCTGCACTCGAGAGGCCTGATGGAGAAAAGGCAACTTTTGTAAAGGGTCATACAGTAATAAATAACCATTTTCGAAGCTTATGAATGAGCCACATAAGGAAGGAAGCCAGCAGCAAAGCGTTGACCCGCACACCATGCGAGCGCGCGAGTAGTCAACGAGCTGCTGCGGCGGAATAGTCCGAATTTGTCTAGCTTTTGGCCGCTGGCATGATGTTTTCTACGAGGTGATCTAACCaatctgtgtttcttcgcgGAGAAAGAATGTGTGGTGTACGAGCGTGGAGCGGCTTCCATCAAGCATGGAAAAGATCCTGTGGGCGGCGTCCGTTTTCATCGCTGCCCAACTGGACAGCAGCTTCACAGTCCATGTTTACGCCAAAGAATCCACGGTACTGTCAGAACTCGTGGAATCTGGAACACGTTTGcgaccagaagaagaaggatcATTCCTGACATCTCCACGttcagacgaggagacatTGGTTCAAGGGGCAGGACCCAGAGgaccagaagaaaaggctcAGGCAGCGATTGATGAGGCAGAGGTAGAGCCGTTTGCAACAAACTCCAACACTGGGACATTTTCGTCATTTCCTCCGGAGCTCCATGCATTCAGCCCTTTCGGAGTCATTGTTCGAGAGCCGAAGGATATGTTTTTCACAGTGTTTTCAAGACTAGGAGGGAGGGTTAAAGAGAGGGACTTTGTGGGTGAGTTAATACAGCGTCTCGCCAGAGCGGTCTTTCCGCTATTTCGCCGCTTGCATTTCTGGGGAGAATCCCCTGGAACCCAACACGCCCAACAGTCTGGTGGTGGCGTAGAGTGGGGACACAAGGCTGTAGTTCGTGTACTAAGAATTATGAGGGACAGACCGGTGCCGCCAGTATACGAAGATTCCAGGCGTCGTGTAATGCTGAAGACAGGAGTGGGTGTCCTTCGAGAGCACTCTCCTTTGGTAATGAATTCCCTGTCTGGTAACAGAAAAGTCACTATCACTGTCAAGGACTACATTCCTGTCGCAGGGTGGGGACTCTGCGTGGGAGTGGTCCATCCAGAGTCAAACCAGGAGTTTCTTTTGCTCAACTTCGTTTCCTTAGCCGATGCAGCATGGGGAAAATGGTTCGAATGGAGGCTTCGCAAAATAGCGGAACCGCTTCAATGGCTAGGACTGAGGAACCCAAGCGAGGCGTATTCGCAAGACCGCTTAATGCTTCCTCTCGATCTGCTGGAAATTTCCAACTCCAGCCGCTACTTTGTGAGAGCGCCGTTCGTCGTCCCCAACCTGTTCGTCCTGATGCCAAGACCAGCGACATCTCTCAGTGACCTTGTTTCGTTTATGAGCACGACAAAAAATATCGGGCAGACACTTGCTGTTCGTCTCAGTCTGACCTTGCAAACCATTCGGGTGGTAGCAGGGTTCAATAACAGAGGATTCATTGATGCAGATATTCGTCCagcttcgtttttcgtcaACGCGAAAGGACTCGTCTTCCTTGGGATATTCACTCGCACGACGATAGCCAAGCGTGGACGTCGTGCATCTGGAAGGCGGCAGTTCGATGTCGCCACAGCTCCTGAACTGGTCTTCAGGGAGAAGGTGTTTTTTCGCCGAGACGAAAAAACCAATGCGTGGGCTCTAGGCATAACGCTGTACTATATCTGGTGCAACAGGTTTCCGTTTGGTATTTTGGATGGAGACTCGGCACCGCCTCCAGAGCTGTTCCAACCCGTCCCACCGGAGTTCGGCGTATGCGTACACAACATGCCTGACCCGGTTAAAGTTCTGGTCGCGGAGCTGCTCgatcgacagagacgagcaAGACCCACAGCAAATACAgccatgcagagagagattTTCCGACATCTCCAGGATCTCCTATCTGCATCAAAATTATCTGCCCTGCCACGCACGGTGCCAGTAGTTGCCCTGTTGAAAGGCATCAAGTAGAGAAGGTTACAAAGTGACGATGCGGCGTACCATTAAAAAACTTTGGAACGGAGTTCACCTTCCATATGAAACTGTGCAAGTCCAAGAAAGCCACCGGATCCGTGAAGACCTCCCTGTGACGTCTATATGCATCTGCTTTCTTCGATTGCGTGTCAACATGCCTCTTGtgctttttccttccctctctgaCAGCAACATTGTGCGTTTTTGAGCGgcacaaacagagacaactACTCGAATCGCGGAAACGTCATCACTGAAATATCCTGCCGGATTCTTCCTGCAACACGATACGTTCCAGCAACTGAGAAGAAACGTGGAACGTGTTCGCAGCCGGTGCGCCCATTCCAGTTTTTCAGGACTCGTGCCGGGAGGGAACCACAACGAAAGGGAGACTGTCACTTAACACTCTCTGTGAAGTGGAGgatgtctcctcttccggcGTCAGCAAGCTACTACATATAATAGAATCCAGCAGGCACACTCActgaaaagaaaggacgaTGTTGAGGAGAAAGCATCCATCTCCATATAAGCGCCTTCGTGTTGTAGATTTGTACTGGCACTCCTCCACAACAGAACGTCAAGAAATGATGCGCCTCGTGGTATCCGAGTGTATTTCTTTCTAGATTTCCCTTTCACCCACGGTgtcagcagagacagcgttTTACCGCTGCGTTTTTCaatggaagaagcgaaacccTGGAAATTCAGCAAGAGGCTGGGAGAGGGAGCCAATACACCTAGCGTGTACCTAAGAGTAGCATGAAAATCGCGTTTGGATTACATGAACCGTTTCATGTTACTCGCGCTATTGACTCACGTAAGATCTCTCCTTTGGGCGGTCGAGTGTGGCCAGTGCTCCCGCAGAGAACTGGGTTGGATACTTAGGGACATGTGCCCCCATCAGCAAGAATCATAAAATATGTTGCCAGGCACGCAGTATGTGTCTAGGATGTTGCGCAAGAGGTAACAACTACTTTTTGTATGTTTGGTCTATTAGCTTCGCAGCTCCTGTTCTAGTATATACTTTACATACTTTGACAAATGGATTAGTTATGATTCTATTATATTTTCATGTAAATAAAGATATCGTAAAAAGCCTCTCCGTTACAGGGAATGTTTGGTGGGCTTGAGGTTGTTGCTGAGAGGGACGTCGAACCTGTCTAGCTCATTTCTGCAACAGTGAATGACAGCATAAAACCGAATCTTTCTAGAGTGAAACTTTTCATCTGTTTTTCACCCTCCTTCTACAGATCGCCCGTCCGACATCTTGCATTCCTCCGTGCCTCGAACGGTTTCTGCCGCCTCCGACGTGTCTTTTTGCGCTTCGACACGGTCCGGAAAACCAGGAAATCGAGATACACGAAACCCCTCGCTATTTTTGCTCGTACCATACTTTTTCCGCCCTCACCCTGGGAGAAACAGGCAGATACAGCTTATTCACTTTTTACGGCAGCCCAAACTGGCGACCCCTTGGACATGTCTATCGCAGAAACGCGAATTCGCACACGCACAGCATGCCGTTGCCGCTTCGTAAAAACGCACTGTTGCTTTCACGTCTCACTGTTGTTCGCCTTCGACTTTCAAACGCcgttttctgttcctttTACGAGTCATACAGAGGGATAAATTCCTGGAAACTCTGCACATGTTTCACCCATAGATTTTCTAACGCTTTCGTCCGGTGCTGTGTGTTGTCTGTCGAGGCCTGGTTCCCGCGTGTGCCGCTGGCTTCCTAAGACACTTGAGGGATCGTTTTTTGAAGAATATCACGACTTTTCCGTGTAATTGTCCTTTCAACACTTATCTCAGGGTATCCGGTCTCAATGCTCAGCAGGGACTGAACTCTTCGCTGCCCAAACTTTCTGCCCGCAGTTTTCACGTGACGTCTACCACGGGTTGTCGAAGGaacgctgctgctgctgctgctgctgcgacGGCTTTGGTCAAGTTGCCTTGACACGAAAAAGTCCAAACGACCTCTGCAAGTCCAGTGCTTAAAAGAATTAACGGCTTTGTGGATGCTCCTTAGAGCGTGTGGAAGAGAAAATGGCATCTTCAATGCCTGGACTTCCTGAAAAAACGACCTCGCGAGCGGTGCCGCCGGGAGGTGGTGTTGAACATTCAGTGGTTGAGAAGCTGAGGCGTTCGTGAAGGTTGTCTGCGGTCCATCTGCCGCGTCTAGAagtctttgtctccttcggtcTGGACCTATAAGAAAGCGCTCCTCTTTCACGCTTTCGGGCTTTCTCAGTTTCATTACAGACGTGTGTCTTTATACACGGGCAAAGTCATCGCGAATCGGCTGTGTCCGTACCCGTCCAGTCTTCCTCAATTCCGACGGCGTCGTAGTCGACTCGTTCGTGACTCGTCGCTGGACTgatcgtctcttctctcggttgTCTAAAAATCTGTCCTCTACAAGGATCCATTTTGTCCATCTAGGCTTTCAAGGTGGTCCTGTGTTATGTTAGACGCAAACTTCCCGGGTAAACCTTATTTTTCAGCAGATCGGACTCTGGATATTTCAAGCTCGCTGATGCTTCTTTTTGGAGGcatttcctctcccttttgtcTCCACAGGATTGCGtcgtgtttctctgctttcttcggtTGAATCTGCACGCGTCTCTGCCATCTGCCTGTCAGAGAAAGGCGCTCACATCCAACAGCTGAGAACCGCACTCCATTGATTTCTTCAACCACTAGAACAAGTTGCTTCTGTTCtccaacacacacacacgttcACATGtttatttatgtatatatacatttatcTCTGTAAATGTGTATGGAACCTGCCTTCTTTGGTGT
This window of the Toxoplasma gondii ME49 chromosome VI, whole genome shotgun sequence genome carries:
- the ROP23 gene encoding rhoptry kinase family protein ROP23 (incomplete catalytic triad) (encoded by transcript TGME49_239600) — translated: MEKILWAASVFIAAQLDSSFTVHVYAKESTVLSELVESGTRLRPEEEGSFLTSPRSDEETLVQGAGPRGPEEKAQAAIDEAEVEPFATNSNTGTFSSFPPELHAFSPFGVIVREPKDMFFTVFSRLGGRVKERDFVGELIQRLARAVFPLFRRLHFWGESPGTQHAQQSGGGVEWGHKAVVRVLRIMRDRPVPPVYEDSRRRVMLKTGVGVLREHSPLVMNSLSGNRKVTITVKDYIPVAGWGLCVGVVHPESNQEFLLLNFVSLADAAWGKWFEWRLRKIAEPLQWLGLRNPSEAYSQDRLMLPLDLLEISNSSRYFVRAPFVVPNLFVLMPRPATSLSDLVSFMSTTKNIGQTLAVRLSLTLQTIRVVAGFNNRGFIDADIRPASFFVNAKGLVFLGIFTRTTIAKRGRRASGRRQFDVATAPELVFREKVFFRRDEKTNAWALGITLYYIWCNRFPFGILDGDSAPPPELFQPVPPEFGVCVHNMPDPVKVLVAELLDRQRRARPTANTAMQREIFRHLQDLLSASKLSALPRTVPVVALLKGIK